In a genomic window of Aggregatimonas sangjinii:
- a CDS encoding AAA family ATPase, translating into MEEKFRQQPSDLLKVVLFGPESTGKTTLSEQLARHYNTVWVAEYAREYLQRKWNNERKTCEPNDLLPIAEGQIRLENTLSAKATDVLICDTDLLETKVYSEAYYIGHCDPLLEKYALANSYDLYLLTYIDVPWVGDDLRDKPNEREKMFEYFKDTLEKYDRNFVILKGDKKTRLQTAVSHIDELLKKKKT; encoded by the coding sequence ATGGAAGAAAAGTTTAGACAGCAACCTTCAGACCTCTTAAAGGTCGTGCTGTTCGGTCCAGAATCGACTGGCAAGACTACCCTCTCGGAGCAATTGGCACGGCATTACAACACCGTCTGGGTAGCGGAATACGCTCGCGAATACCTTCAACGAAAATGGAACAATGAGCGTAAAACCTGCGAGCCAAATGACTTGCTGCCCATAGCAGAAGGGCAAATCAGACTCGAAAATACCTTGTCCGCCAAAGCGACCGATGTCTTGATCTGCGATACCGACCTTTTAGAAACAAAGGTATATTCAGAAGCGTATTACATAGGACATTGCGATCCGCTACTTGAAAAATATGCCCTTGCCAATTCGTACGACCTCTATCTTTTGACTTATATAGATGTGCCTTGGGTGGGCGATGATCTTCGGGACAAGCCTAATGAAAGAGAGAAAATGTTCGAATATTTTAAGGACACTTTGGAAAAGTACGACCGTAATTTCGTTATTTTAAAGGGAGATAAAAAAACACGCCTACAAACGGCCGTCTCCCACATAGATGAACTATTAAAAAAGAAAAAGACATGA
- the pnuC gene encoding nicotinamide riboside transporter PnuC, translating to MNPIFDFFLDAYREKETYVIVLEAIVFVMGILSVWYAKKENIWVYPTGLIATVITVYLFFKDGLLGDMMMNFYWSAMSIYGWWNWSRVKNDQKVVRISRTTTSEKIIGFGLFLLTMLINYGVYRFSGYEIEGSNYIDIFTSGIFFTAMWYMAKKKLENWTLWILADVITIPLYAYRGWGMLSLQYLIFTILAIQAYLAWKKSLDSNLQTS from the coding sequence ATGAACCCCATTTTTGATTTTTTTCTAGATGCGTATAGGGAAAAAGAAACCTATGTGATTGTTCTAGAGGCCATCGTCTTTGTGATGGGTATCTTGAGCGTATGGTATGCCAAAAAAGAGAATATTTGGGTATACCCTACCGGTTTAATCGCTACCGTAATTACCGTGTATCTCTTTTTTAAGGATGGCCTTCTCGGTGATATGATGATGAATTTCTACTGGTCGGCGATGAGTATTTATGGCTGGTGGAACTGGTCGAGGGTAAAGAACGATCAAAAGGTCGTACGTATTTCACGAACAACCACAAGCGAAAAAATTATAGGGTTCGGACTTTTCCTCTTGACCATGCTCATTAATTATGGGGTGTATCGTTTCTCGGGCTATGAAATTGAGGGTAGTAATTATATCGATATATTCACTTCTGGAATTTTTTTCACCGCCATGTGGTATATGGCCAAGAAAAAATTGGAGAACTGGACGTTGTGGATATTGGCCGATGTGATTACGATTCCCCTTTACGCGTATCGGGGTTGGGGTATGCTTTCCTTACAATACCTTATATTTACCATCCTCGCAATACAGGCATATTTAGCATGGAAGAAAAGTTTAGACAGCAACCTTCAGACCTCTTAA